A stretch of the Candidatus Zixiibacteriota bacterium genome encodes the following:
- a CDS encoding HD domain-containing protein, with translation MITRDKAAALVEQKVKNINLRKHIYAVEAGMIRLAEHCNEDTNIWGLTGLLHDLDYDKTVKNPNKHTFITEEWLKSYNLPDEMMQAIRCHPGHEPCRSRLDWALYATDPTTGFLVACALMHPGKRLEGVDVDFMLRRFKEKRFAAGAERENISACSNLDLELPDFLVLIKEGMLRIGDVLGL, from the coding sequence ATGATAACGCGAGACAAAGCCGCCGCGCTGGTGGAACAAAAAGTCAAAAATATAAATCTGCGCAAGCATATTTATGCGGTTGAGGCGGGGATGATACGGCTGGCTGAGCATTGTAATGAAGATACGAATATCTGGGGATTGACGGGACTTTTGCACGATCTTGATTATGATAAAACGGTTAAAAATCCGAACAAGCATACGTTTATCACCGAAGAATGGCTCAAGTCATACAATTTACCCGATGAGATGATGCAGGCAATCCGGTGTCATCCGGGGCATGAACCATGCCGCTCGCGCCTGGATTGGGCCCTGTACGCGACCGACCCGACGACCGGATTTCTGGTGGCCTGCGCTTTGATGCACCCCGGTAAACGGCTTGAGGGAGTCGATGTCGATTTTATGCTGAGGCGATTCAAGGAAAAACGCTTTGCCGCCGGAGCCGAACGGGAAAACATCTCGGCTTGCTCAAATTTGGATTTGGAACTACCCGATTTTCTTGTGCTGATAAAAGAGGGCATGCTCCGGATTGGGGATGTGTTGGGGCTGTGA